From Brassica oleracea var. oleracea cultivar TO1000 chromosome C3, BOL, whole genome shotgun sequence, a single genomic window includes:
- the LOC106329376 gene encoding protein LIGHT-DEPENDENT SHORT HYPOCOTYLS 10, translating into MSSPRDRGKSLMESSGSEPPVTPSRYESQKRRDWNTFGQYLKNQRPPVPISHCNCNHVLDFLRYLDQFGKTKVHVLGCMFYGQPEPPAPCTCPLRQAWGSLDALIGRLRAAYEENGGSPETNPFASGAIRVYLREVRECQAKARGIPYKKKKKKQPPTEMVGGRDDFSSSSSSFSFS; encoded by the coding sequence ATGTCATCTCCTAGAGACAGAGGAAAGAGCTTGATGGAATCATCAGGATCAGAGCCACCGGTGACACCAAGCCGTTACGAGTCACAGAAGAGACGCGACTGGAACACTTTCGGACAGTATTTGAAGAACCAGAGACCGCCGGTTCCCATTTCACACTGCAACTGCAACCACGTGCTTGATTTCCTAAGGTACTTAGACCAGTTCGGTAAGACAAAGGTGCACGTGCTTGGCTGTATGTTCTACGGCCAGCCTGAGCCACCAGCTCCTTGCACGTGCCCTCTCAGACAAGCTTGGGGAAGTCTCGACGCTTTGATCGGACGGCTGAGAGCGGCTTACGAGGAGAACGGTGGTTCTCCGGAAACAAACCCTTTCGCTAGTGGAGCAATAAGGGTTTATCTGCGGGAGGTTAGGGAGTGTCAGGCTAAGGCTAGAGGTATTCCTTACAAGAAGAAGAAGAAGAAGCAGCCACCGACGGAGATGGTTGGTGGAAGAGACGACTTTTCTTCTTCCTCCTCTTCCTTCAGCTTCTCTTAA
- the LOC106335231 gene encoding 14-3-3-like protein GF14 mu isoform X1, translated as MESAKERDTFVYLAKLSEQAERYEEMVESMKNLAKLNVDLTLEERNLLSVGYKNVIGSRRASWRIFSSIEEKEAVKGNDVNVKRIKDYMEKVELELTSICIDIMSVLDEHLIPSASEGESTVFFNKMKGDYYRYLAEFKSGDERKEAADQSLKAYEIATTSAAAKLPPTHPIRLGLALNFSVFYYEIMNSPERACHLAKEAFDEAISELDSLNEESYKDSTLILQLLRDNLTLWTSDIPEEGADDAHKTNGSAKHGAGGDDAE; from the exons ATGGAATCTGCCAAAGAGCGTGACACTTTCGTCTACCTCGCTAAGTTATCTGAACAAGCTGAGCGCTATGAAG AGATGGTGGAGTCGATGAAGAACCTTGCGAAGCTGAACGTTGATCTAACGTTGGAAGAGAGGAACTTGCTCTCTGTTGGATACAAGAACGTGATCGGTTCGAGGAGAGCTTCTTGGAGGATCTTCTCGTCGATCGAGGAGAAAGAAGCAGTGAAAGGGAACGATGTTAATGTAAAGAGAATCAAAGATTATATGGAGAAGGTTGAGTTAGAGCTCACAAGTATATGCATTGACATAATGTCTGTGTTGGACGAGCATCTGATCCCATCTGCTTCAGAGGGTGAATCAACTGTCTTCTTCAACAAGAT GAAAGGTGATTATTACCGCTATCTTGCTGAATTCAAATCAGGGGATGAGAGGAAAGAGGCTGCTGATCAGTCTTTGAAAGCCTATGAG ATTGCTACTACTTCTGCTGCGGCTAAACTCCCTCCTACCCATCCTATCAGATTGGGATTGGCTTTGAACTTCTCTGTCTTCTACTACGAGATCATGAACTCACCTGAAAG GGCATGTCACCTTGCTAAGGAGGCGTTTGATGAAGCAATCTCAGAGCTTGACAGTCTGAATGAGGAATCTTACAAAGATAGCACTTTGATTTTGCAACTCCTTAGGGACAATCTGACCTTGTGGACTTCTGACATCCCTGAAGAAGGAG CAGATGATGCCCATAAGACGAATGGTTCTGCTAAACACGGTGCAGGTGGAGACGATGCAGAG TGA
- the LOC106335230 gene encoding inactive TPR repeat-containing thioredoxin TTL3 yields the protein MSHSRRLSLEPAIDSTSRRFRDSLTLQRDDDVNKPDFRELDLGSPVSTLMPRVSSAAATPTSSSGSSGSVSGKPSVTSQMVKSHSGEISRSGMPTTTPNLKPGHRRSSSTGTPLIFSGSSFYSVASQSSGATSAVSPSPAVLPAGNICPSGRILKTGTATRTSTRAETLWTGTGNYGHGNVVKSGGGITGKTNHAVARAAVNGESSEELKRLGNDMYRRGNFSEALSFYDRAISLSPENASYRSNRAAALTALRRLGEAVKECIEAVRLDPSYSRAHQRLASLYLRLGEAENARRHLCFSGQCPDQADLQRLQTLEKHLRRCWEARKIGDWRTAVKETDAAIANGADSSPQLVACKAEALLRLNHIEESQFCLSCTPRLDHHQTQAKLFGMVAEAYVLCIQAQVDMALGRFENGVVKAERASMLDQTNPELVSVLNNVKMVVKARTRGNELFSLGRYSEASVAYGDGLKHDSSNSVLYCNRAACWYKLGLWEKSVEDCNHALKIHPSYIKALLRRAASYGKLGRWEDAVRDYEFVRRELPGDSEVAASLERAKTALSQESKSLGFNNEVEEVSSLDKFKNSVSLPGVSVFHFKSSSNRQCEEISPYVNTLCLRYPLVHFFMVDVEESLALAKAESIRKVPTFKMYKNGDKVKEMICPSHQFLEDSIKHFLL from the exons ATGTCTCATTCTAGAAGGCTTTCGTTAGAACCTGCCATAGACTCAACCTCAAGAAGGTTTCGTGACTCTTTGACTTTACAGAGAGACGATGACGTCAACAAACCAGACTTCAGAGAACTCGATCTCGGCTCTCCTGTTTCCACCTTAATGCCACGTGTCTCCTCAGCTGCGGCGACTCCCACCAGCAGCTCCGGGTCGTCAGGCTCTGTTTCTGGGAAACCGTCGGTGACTTCTCAGATGGTGAAAAGCCACTCCGGCGAGATTTCGAGATCCGGAATGCCGACGACGACCCCGAATCTTAAACCGGGTCATAGAAGATCCTCTTCCACCGGAACGCCGTTGATCTTCTCCGGCTCTAGCTTCTACTCAGTAGCCAGCCAAAGCTCCGGCGCGACGTCGGCAGTGTCTCCGAGTCCAGCCGTTTTACCCGCCGGTAACATTTGCCCGTCGGGTCGGATCTTGAAAACCGGAACGGCGACTCGGACATCGACCAGAGCAGAGACTCTGTGGACAGGAACCGGAAACTACGGTCACGGAAACGTAGTAAAAAGCGGCGGAGGAATCACCGGAAAGACAAACCACGCGGTGGCGAGAGCGGCGGTGAACGGTGAAAGCTCGGAGGAGCTGAAGAGACTAGGGAACGATATGTACAGAAGAGGAAACTTCTCAGAAGCTCTGTCGTTTTACGACAGAGCAATCTCACTGTCACCGGAGAATGCTTCTTACAGAAGCAACCGCGCGGCGGCGTTAACGGCGTTAAGACGGTTAGGAGAAGCCGTTAAAGAGTGTATTGAAGCCGTCAGGCTGGATCCGTCTTACTCTAGAGCTCACCAGAGACTAGCTTCACTCTATCTCAG ATTGGGAGAAGCTGAGAATGCAAGGCGACATCTTTGTTTCTCCGGTCAATGTCCGGACCAAGCTGATCTCCAACGGCTGCAGACGCTGGAGAAGCATCTCCGGCGATGCTGGGAGGCTAGGAAGATCGGAGATTGGAGAACCGCGGTTAAGGAAACCGATGCAGCCATTGCAAACGGTGCTGACTCGTCTCCTCAG CTTGTAGCTTGTAAAGCTGAAGCCTTGTTGCGTCTTAACCACATAGAGGAATCACAGTTTTGTCTTTCTTGCACTCCAAGATTGGATCATCATCAAACACAGGCCAAACTCTTTGGTATGGTAGCTGAAGCTTATGTGCTATGTATCCAAGCGCAAGTTGATATGGCATTAGGAAG ATTTGAGAACGGTGTTGTAAAGGCAGAGAGAGCTTCCATGCTTGATCAGACCAATCCTGAGCTCGTGTCGGTTTTAAACAATGTCAAGATGGTTGTTAAGGCACGTACTCGTGGTAATGAGCTGTTTAGTTTGGGGAGGTACTCTGAAGCGAGTGTAGCTTATGGAGACGGTCTCAAGCACGATAGTTCCAACTCGGTGTTGTACTGTAACAGAGCAGCGTGTTGGTATAAGCTCGGTTTGTGGGAGAAGTCTGTTGAAGACTGTAACCATGCGCTTAAAATCCATCCTAGTTACATCAAGGCACTTCTAAGAAGGGCTGCTTCATATGGAAAG CTTGGTCGATGGGAAGATGCGGTTAGAGACTATGAGTTTGTGAGAAGGGAACTACCAGGAGACAGTGAAGTTGCAGCGTCACTAGAGAGAGCGAAAACCGCGCTAAGTCAAGAATCCAAAAGCTTAGGATTCAATAATGAAGTTGAAGAAGTTTCATCTTTGGATAAGTTCAAGAACTCAGTTTCACTTCCTG GTGTCTCTGTGTTTCATTTTAAATCATCATCAAACCGACAATGCGAAGAGATCTCTCCTTACGTCAACACTTTATGCCTCCGGTATCCATTAGTACACTTCTTCATG GTGGATGTGGAGGAGAGCTTAGCGTTGGCCAAGGCAGAGAGTATCAGGAAAGTTCCAACGTTTAAGATGTACAAGAACGGAGACAAAGTGAAGGAGATGATATGTCCGAGCCACCAGTTTCTAGAGGACTCTATAAAGCACTTCCTCTTATAA
- the LOC106329938 gene encoding embryonic protein DC-8 has translation MASEQARRENVVKQREVKVEKDKGRDNGVHVTHAATERGSHGGGEAAAVFGKEGPGRVGVELTGEGREELESGAHGFHGEKARHAQLLAAGGEEIRERKGQVSVRGGRSATETVTEKGRQDKESVGKDAQKAADMGKAAKDTASEKAQRASDYVTEKARETGHVAAQKRQEAKEQADRGKDTAAEKARRASE, from the coding sequence ATGGCGTCAGAGCAAGCAAGAAGAGAGAATGTGGTGAAGCAGAGGGAAGTTAAAGTGGAGAAAGACAAAGGGAGAGACAATGGTGTCCATGTTACTCACGCTGCGACTGAGAGAGGAAGTCATGGAGGCGGAGAAGCTGCTGCTGTGTTCGGAAAAGAAGGCCCTGGGAGAGTAGGAGTAGAGCTGACGGGAGAAGGGAGAGAAGAGTTAGAGAGTGGCGCTCATGGCTTTCATGGAGAGAAAGCACGGCATGCTCAGCTTTTGGCTGCAGGAGGCGAGGAGATAAGAGAAAGGAAAGGTCAGGTGTCAGTCCGTGGTGGTCGGAGTGCAACTGAGACGGTCACCGAGAAAGGACGGCAAGATAAGGAAAGTGTTGGGAAAGATGCTCAGAAAGCGGCGGATATGGGAAAAGCTGCGAAAGATACGGCGAGTGAGAAAGCTCAGAGAGCTTCTGATTACGTGACGGAGAAGGCAAGGGAAACTGGACATGTGGCGGCTCAAAAAAGGCAAGAGGCAAAGGAACAAGCTGACAGAGGCAAAGATACAGCGGCCGAGAAAGCACGGAGAGCTTCCGAGTAG
- the LOC106335231 gene encoding 14-3-3-like protein GF14 mu isoform X2, producing the protein MESAKERDTFVYLAKLSEQAERYEEMVESMKNLAKLNVDLTLEERNLLSVGYKNVIGSRRASWRIFSSIEEKEAVKGNDVNVKRIKDYMEKVELELTSICIDIMSVLDEHLIPSASEGESTVFFNKMKGDYYRYLAEFKSGDERKEAADQSLKAYEIATTSAAAKLPPTHPIRLGLALNFSVFYYEIMNSPERACHLAKEAFDEAISELDSLNEESYKDSTLILQLLRDNLTLWTSDIPEEGDDAHKTNGSAKHGAGGDDAE; encoded by the exons ATGGAATCTGCCAAAGAGCGTGACACTTTCGTCTACCTCGCTAAGTTATCTGAACAAGCTGAGCGCTATGAAG AGATGGTGGAGTCGATGAAGAACCTTGCGAAGCTGAACGTTGATCTAACGTTGGAAGAGAGGAACTTGCTCTCTGTTGGATACAAGAACGTGATCGGTTCGAGGAGAGCTTCTTGGAGGATCTTCTCGTCGATCGAGGAGAAAGAAGCAGTGAAAGGGAACGATGTTAATGTAAAGAGAATCAAAGATTATATGGAGAAGGTTGAGTTAGAGCTCACAAGTATATGCATTGACATAATGTCTGTGTTGGACGAGCATCTGATCCCATCTGCTTCAGAGGGTGAATCAACTGTCTTCTTCAACAAGAT GAAAGGTGATTATTACCGCTATCTTGCTGAATTCAAATCAGGGGATGAGAGGAAAGAGGCTGCTGATCAGTCTTTGAAAGCCTATGAG ATTGCTACTACTTCTGCTGCGGCTAAACTCCCTCCTACCCATCCTATCAGATTGGGATTGGCTTTGAACTTCTCTGTCTTCTACTACGAGATCATGAACTCACCTGAAAG GGCATGTCACCTTGCTAAGGAGGCGTTTGATGAAGCAATCTCAGAGCTTGACAGTCTGAATGAGGAATCTTACAAAGATAGCACTTTGATTTTGCAACTCCTTAGGGACAATCTGACCTTGTGGACTTCTGACATCCCTGAAGAAGGAG ATGATGCCCATAAGACGAATGGTTCTGCTAAACACGGTGCAGGTGGAGACGATGCAGAG TGA
- the LOC106333463 gene encoding uncharacterized protein LOC106333463 — MDGTSSPEKCSMWLDLNREEAVEKYNEEESSVEDEDQQVTSSNNVRQYVRSNMPRLRWTPDLHLSFVRAVQRLGGPHRATPKMVLQMMNLKGLSIAHVKSHLQMYRSKKLEATSLHDVGAMMGAQRNYLLDMIDIPYGDLRHAYYPKTVPSRVRNQDAIFTNLGTNFVMRPSSWCNRLSGHELNNGRGELDRDSMESKTLPLLEIRRTTPEKRVREEAAREVSSLKRSKPMPGDGINTMLSLSLFSTSSGESP; from the exons ATGGACGGAACATCTTCGCCGGAGAAATGCTCCATGTGGCTTGACCTAAACAGAGAAGAGGCTGTGGAGAAGTACAATGAAGAAGAGTCATCAGTTGAAGACGAAGACCAACAAGTCACAAGTAGTAACAACGTGAGACAGTATGTTCGGTCCAACATGCCTCGTCTTCGTTGGACACCTGATCTTCATCTTTCCTTCGTCCGTGCAGTCCAACGACTTGGCGGTCCACACA GGGCGACACCTAAAATGGTTCTTCAGATGATGAATCTAAAAGGATTGAGTATTGCACATGTCAAGAGTCACTTGCAG ATGTATCGGAGTAAGAAGCTCGAGGCAACCTCTCTACATG ATGTTGGAGCTATGATGGGAGCACAAAGAAACTATTTGTTAGACATGATTGATATCCCATATGGTGATTTAAGACATGCCTATTACCCTAAAACAGTTCCTTCAAG GGTACGCAATCAAGACGCGATCTTCACAAATCTTGGAACTAACTTTGTAATGCGACCTTCAAGCTGGTGTAATAGGTTAAGTGGACATGAATTGAATAATGGCCGTGGTGAACTTGACAGAGACAGCATGGAGAGCAAGACTCTGCCTCTGCTTGAG ATTAGGAGGACGACCCCAGAGAAAAGAGTCCGCGAAGAAGCGGCAAGAGAAGTATCATCTCTCAAACGATCAAAACCAATGCCCGGAGATGGGATCAACACGATGCTCTCGCTGTCTCTGTTCTCGACATCATCAGGAGAGTCACCGTAG